A region from the Kribbella shirazensis genome encodes:
- a CDS encoding carbohydrate ABC transporter permease → MTSAVGRVGALAAPAQRVGKLQREGRAAYLFLTPALLFFCVFLILPFLFAIVLAFSDWGGFDLGTLQWAGAKNFGDVLSLDGTFVKPILVNTLLFAFGSVFLATFGSVLVAYCIDRLAFQGFWRVLYFLPVVATVVAIGNVWKMMYQPAGLINGVLNKLGVNSVGFLSDSSYALPSVTVVHAWASIGGAVLILTAGLEAIPEMYYEAAEVDGANSWHLFWSITLPLLRPALLFVLITQFIGGLQSFALIIVMTGDGGPVNATNVAAFEMYQRAFKYGAWGTASAMAMVLFVIILAITLLQLWIARRRGEETS, encoded by the coding sequence ATGACGTCCGCGGTCGGCAGGGTCGGCGCCCTGGCGGCGCCGGCCCAGCGGGTCGGCAAGCTGCAGCGCGAGGGGCGGGCGGCGTACCTGTTCCTGACGCCGGCGCTGCTGTTCTTCTGCGTGTTCCTGATCCTGCCGTTCCTGTTCGCGATCGTGCTCGCGTTCTCGGACTGGGGCGGGTTCGACCTCGGGACGCTGCAGTGGGCCGGCGCCAAGAACTTCGGTGACGTACTGAGTCTCGACGGGACGTTCGTCAAGCCGATCCTGGTCAACACGCTGCTGTTCGCGTTCGGCTCGGTGTTCCTGGCGACGTTCGGCTCGGTGCTGGTTGCCTACTGCATCGATCGGCTGGCGTTCCAGGGCTTCTGGCGGGTGCTGTACTTCCTGCCGGTGGTCGCGACGGTGGTGGCCATCGGCAACGTGTGGAAGATGATGTACCAGCCGGCCGGGCTGATCAACGGCGTGCTGAACAAGCTCGGGGTGAACAGCGTCGGGTTCCTGTCCGACTCGTCGTACGCGCTGCCGTCGGTGACCGTCGTACACGCGTGGGCCTCGATCGGCGGCGCCGTACTGATCCTCACCGCCGGGCTGGAGGCGATCCCGGAGATGTACTACGAGGCGGCCGAGGTCGACGGGGCGAACTCCTGGCACCTGTTCTGGTCGATCACGCTGCCGTTGCTGCGGCCGGCGCTGCTGTTCGTGCTGATCACGCAGTTCATCGGCGGGCTGCAGTCGTTCGCGCTGATCATCGTGATGACCGGCGACGGCGGGCCGGTGAACGCGACCAACGTGGCGGCGTTCGAGATGTACCAGCGGGCGTTCAAGTACGGCGCGTGGGGAACGGCGAGCGCGATGGCGATGGTGCTGTTCGTGATCATCCTGGCGATCACGCTGCTGCAGCTGTGGATCGCCCGGCGCCGCGGAGAGGAGACCTCGTGA
- a CDS encoding carbohydrate ABC transporter permease, producing the protein MKRRFPWFAYLVVVLGGVAMVMPFLDMVMSSFKGPGEYGVIPYKLLPSSFDLDNYREAFSQLELPRLFRNSVIVTVSVTVSVLITSAMAGYALAKLRFRGRAVIFRFILATMMLPPFLLLIPTFLIMLNWPLAGGNDILGRGGDGGLTTSLLALILPFTVSGFGIFLMRQFMVSLPDEMLEAAKIDGANQWQIWRLIVLPQTKPVAITLGLITFIGTWNEYIWTLLISSSDPSLQTLPVGIQLLQSFLDPDRTMPIVMAGLVISTLPVLVVFLLFQKYYVRGVVLSGLK; encoded by the coding sequence GTGAAACGGCGGTTCCCGTGGTTCGCGTACCTGGTCGTCGTCCTCGGCGGGGTGGCGATGGTGATGCCGTTCCTGGACATGGTGATGAGCTCGTTCAAGGGGCCGGGGGAGTACGGCGTGATCCCGTACAAGCTCCTGCCGTCGTCGTTCGACCTCGACAACTACCGGGAGGCGTTCTCGCAGCTGGAGCTGCCGCGGCTGTTCCGCAACAGCGTGATCGTCACGGTGAGCGTGACGGTGTCGGTGCTGATCACGTCGGCGATGGCCGGGTACGCGCTGGCCAAGCTGCGGTTCCGTGGGCGGGCGGTGATCTTCCGGTTCATCCTCGCGACGATGATGCTGCCGCCGTTCCTGCTGCTCATCCCGACGTTCCTGATCATGCTGAACTGGCCGCTGGCCGGCGGCAACGACATCCTGGGACGCGGCGGTGACGGCGGGCTGACGACCAGCCTGCTCGCGCTGATCCTGCCGTTCACCGTGTCCGGATTCGGGATCTTCCTGATGCGGCAGTTCATGGTCTCGCTGCCGGACGAGATGCTCGAGGCGGCCAAGATCGACGGCGCGAACCAGTGGCAGATCTGGCGGCTGATCGTGCTGCCGCAGACCAAGCCGGTCGCGATCACGCTCGGGCTGATCACGTTCATCGGCACCTGGAACGAGTACATCTGGACGCTGCTGATCTCGTCGTCCGACCCGTCGCTGCAGACGCTGCCGGTCGGGATCCAGCTGCTGCAGAGCTTCCTCGATCCGGACCGGACGATGCCGATCGTGATGGCCGGCCTGGTGATCAGCACGCTGCCGGTGCTGGTCGTGTTCCTGCTGTTCCAGAAGTACTACGTGCGTGGCGTCGTACTCAGCGGCTTGAAGTGA
- a CDS encoding PIG-L family deacetylase — MTRTVLAIGAHIGDMDLTAGPTLAKLALEGASATIVALTPGERGHPRMTPADYKKQKIAEGTAFAEAIGADFMVLDHSDGFLPDTDDVAFELARIIREKQPDTIITHWKHSIHRDHEHTAVLAERARFLAGLPIDPDDDFAAITPYGDLAKELAALPRHGVRTFLHAENWEDMEGFTPTMYVPISDEAYHRWIAAIRHQAFARGETYGFRYIDYYTALMTTRGCLASYPRACAFHANPAPEVTKLAGP, encoded by the coding sequence GTGACCAGAACAGTGCTCGCCATCGGGGCGCATATCGGCGACATGGACCTGACCGCGGGGCCGACGCTGGCCAAGCTCGCGCTCGAGGGCGCGTCGGCGACGATCGTCGCGCTGACGCCGGGGGAGCGCGGCCACCCGCGGATGACGCCGGCCGACTACAAGAAGCAGAAGATCGCGGAGGGTACGGCGTTCGCGGAGGCGATCGGCGCCGACTTCATGGTGCTCGACCACAGCGACGGGTTCCTCCCCGACACCGACGACGTGGCGTTCGAGCTGGCCCGGATCATCCGTGAGAAGCAGCCGGACACGATCATCACCCACTGGAAACACTCCATCCACCGCGACCACGAGCACACGGCCGTGCTGGCCGAGCGCGCCCGGTTCCTGGCCGGTCTGCCCATCGATCCCGACGACGACTTCGCGGCGATCACGCCGTACGGGGATCTCGCGAAGGAGCTCGCCGCGCTGCCCCGGCACGGCGTCCGCACCTTCCTGCACGCCGAGAACTGGGAGGACATGGAGGGATTCACGCCCACGATGTACGTCCCGATCTCCGATGAGGCGTACCACCGGTGGATCGCGGCCATCCGTCATCAGGCCTTCGCCCGCGGCGAGACGTACGGCTTCCGCTACATCGACTACTACACGGCGCTGATGACGACCCGCGGCTGCCTGGCGTCGTACCCGCGGGCCTGCGCCTTCCACGCGAACCCGGCGCCCGAGGTCACCAAGCTCGCCGGCCCGTAG
- a CDS encoding ChbG/HpnK family deacetylase yields MAEIRLVVQSDDFGMCHAVNVGTVQAFRDGIVTQVSTMAACPWFTEAAALAREFGIPVGVHQTLTCEWDFLRWRPLTDGPSLVGEDGTFRRTVEEAKAAISHEDAVRELSAQAAKFAAEGLAVEYLDFHMGSSVPSAYDEVSAALGKPFIYGPEESQRFASIEILSDRDAADKKPWMLAYLGNLTPGVHLLVTHCAAAHPELAALHRPGSYTYRWAEEYRLSDQTIVTDPDIHQAIKDRSIQLTTVQTAFSS; encoded by the coding sequence GTGGCCGAGATTCGGTTGGTGGTGCAGAGCGACGACTTCGGGATGTGTCACGCGGTCAACGTGGGGACTGTGCAGGCGTTCCGGGACGGGATCGTCACGCAGGTCTCGACGATGGCGGCGTGCCCGTGGTTCACCGAGGCGGCGGCGCTGGCGCGGGAGTTCGGGATCCCGGTCGGGGTGCATCAGACGCTGACGTGCGAGTGGGACTTCCTGCGCTGGCGGCCGTTGACGGACGGTCCGTCGCTGGTCGGGGAGGACGGCACGTTCCGTCGGACGGTCGAGGAGGCGAAGGCCGCGATCAGCCACGAGGACGCGGTCCGCGAACTGTCCGCGCAGGCGGCGAAGTTCGCGGCGGAAGGACTCGCGGTCGAGTATCTCGACTTCCACATGGGCTCGTCCGTGCCGTCGGCGTACGACGAGGTGTCGGCGGCGCTCGGCAAACCGTTCATCTATGGGCCCGAGGAGTCCCAGCGCTTCGCGTCGATCGAGATCCTGAGCGACCGCGACGCGGCGGACAAGAAGCCCTGGATGCTCGCGTACCTGGGCAACCTGACGCCCGGCGTGCACCTCCTCGTGACCCACTGCGCCGCCGCGCATCCGGAGCTGGCCGCCCTCCACCGCCCCGGCTCGTACACCTACCGCTGGGCCGAGGAATACCGCCTCTCCGACCAGACAATCGTCACCGACCCCGACATCCACCAGGCCATCAAGGACCGCTCCATCCAACTCACCACAGTCCAAACCGCCTTCTCCAGTTGA
- a CDS encoding AraC family transcriptional regulator, with translation MQEATGLVHKSPRLLGAGVHTAAPGKDYPSHAHTSWELVYYVRGRITCPVGDTTYDATPGTVLLTPPNTWHAEQSRTGYANRFLQVEAATTHPWPRLCYDDADHTLRRVFDALVRETESEELRKLLLAELDLRLRRAAATPPATPAEQLVAQAEQLFEERFATGLRVSQVAADLGISPSGLRAAFARLRNTSPLAALQAVRLRHALAHIRNSTLPLQVVADLTGYHSVSHLTRHIKAATGSPPGALRSTEFRKPPT, from the coding sequence ATGCAGGAGGCGACAGGGCTTGTGCACAAATCGCCACGACTACTCGGCGCCGGTGTCCACACCGCCGCGCCCGGCAAGGACTACCCGTCGCACGCACACACGTCGTGGGAGCTCGTGTACTACGTTCGCGGCCGCATCACGTGTCCCGTGGGCGACACGACGTACGACGCGACGCCCGGCACCGTCCTGCTGACGCCGCCGAACACCTGGCACGCCGAGCAGAGCCGCACCGGGTACGCGAACCGCTTCCTCCAGGTGGAGGCGGCGACGACCCACCCGTGGCCGCGGCTCTGCTACGACGACGCCGACCACACCTTGCGCCGCGTCTTCGACGCACTGGTCCGTGAAACCGAGAGCGAGGAACTCCGCAAGCTCCTCCTCGCCGAGTTGGACCTGCGCCTCCGCCGCGCCGCAGCCACCCCACCCGCGACGCCCGCGGAGCAGCTGGTCGCGCAAGCAGAGCAGTTGTTCGAGGAACGCTTCGCCACCGGCCTCCGCGTCTCGCAGGTCGCGGCCGACCTGGGCATCTCGCCGTCCGGCCTCCGCGCCGCATTCGCCCGGCTCCGCAACACCAGCCCGCTGGCCGCGCTCCAGGCGGTCCGTCTACGCCACGCGCTCGCCCACATCCGCAACTCGACGCTGCCCCTTCAGGTGGTCGCGGACCTGACCGGCTACCACTCGGTCAGCCACCTCACCCGCCACATCAAGGCAGCCACCGGCTCACCACCAGGCGCCCTCCGGAGTACGGAGTTCAGGAAGCCCCCTACCTGA
- a CDS encoding phytanoyl-CoA dioxygenase family protein gives MDMSSALRDLGVTDDVLTPSEKDQLDRDGFLALEGILTTEEVSAINKRLAELTAAEGDRAGLEVHQEKGADRLADLVNKDPKFEVCFSHPRVLAAMKHVLGEFRLSSLNSRAALPGEGHQALHADFGHPVEPGAYEVCNSIWLLDDFTPENGATRVVPGSHRRGTMPADEMPDPAAPHPDQRQLTGRAGDVVIFNSHLWHGGTLNRTAKPRRAMHSYFAHRHLPQQLDQQAYLRVETYKRLTPAQRFILDVTGTA, from the coding sequence ATGGATATGTCTTCCGCGCTGCGGGACCTGGGCGTGACCGACGACGTACTCACACCGTCCGAGAAGGACCAGCTCGATCGGGACGGATTCCTCGCGCTGGAAGGGATTCTCACGACGGAGGAGGTGTCCGCGATCAACAAGCGGCTGGCCGAGCTGACGGCCGCGGAGGGGGATCGGGCCGGACTCGAAGTACATCAGGAGAAGGGCGCGGACCGCCTGGCGGACCTGGTGAACAAGGACCCGAAGTTCGAGGTGTGCTTCAGTCATCCGCGGGTGCTGGCGGCGATGAAGCATGTGCTGGGGGAGTTCAGGCTGTCGTCACTGAACAGCCGCGCCGCCCTCCCGGGTGAGGGACATCAGGCACTGCACGCCGACTTCGGCCACCCCGTCGAGCCCGGTGCGTACGAGGTCTGCAACTCGATCTGGCTGCTCGACGACTTCACCCCCGAGAACGGCGCGACCCGCGTAGTCCCCGGCTCTCACCGCCGCGGCACCATGCCCGCCGACGAGATGCCCGACCCCGCCGCACCCCACCCCGACCAGCGACAACTGACTGGCCGCGCAGGCGACGTCGTCATCTTCAACAGTCACCTGTGGCACGGCGGCACACTCAACCGGACCGCCAAGCCGCGCCGTGCGATGCACTCGTACTTTGCGCACCGCCACCTCCCGCAGCAGCTGGACCAGCAGGCCTACCTCCGCGTGGAGACGTACAAGCGCCTCACCCCCGCCCAACGCTTCATCCTCGACGTCACCGGCACCGCCTGA
- a CDS encoding AI-2E family transporter, with product MTPSGDDDTSTATDPDIADATREAQAAAAKAEAAAGKSEQSAAQAAASAQAADESADEADESADEAEASAAEADAAEKAAEQGSDIADELLIEERHPSVGMGEPGPPIRRGNPFTFGFFAALGVLVAWGLWNALGQARSVLILLLVSMFIAVGLNPLVEWFMRRGLKRGLSVGVVFLLMILAVAGVGFAIVPVVSDQINSLIKNAPQWLDLLTKSQTLNELNDRYQFIQKAQDYVQDPALAQRAFGGILGVGKVVANALFNTFTILILTLYFLASLPSVKRAAYSLVPRTRRTRVSILGDEVLGRVGGYVSGQFLVALCAGVSMFIFLEIIGLRDYAVALAIVVMFTAFIPMVGGLIGVVVVALIGFTDSLWVGIACLIYGIIYQQVENYVIAPRIMRRAVDIPGAVTVIAALLGGALLGVVGALLAIPSAAAILLIIREVWVRKADDS from the coding sequence GTGACGCCATCCGGCGACGACGACACCTCGACAGCGACCGACCCGGACATCGCCGACGCAACCCGCGAGGCACAAGCGGCAGCCGCCAAGGCCGAAGCCGCCGCCGGCAAGAGCGAACAGTCCGCTGCCCAGGCGGCCGCCTCGGCACAGGCCGCCGACGAATCGGCCGACGAGGCCGACGAATCGGCGGACGAGGCGGAGGCGTCGGCCGCGGAAGCTGACGCGGCCGAGAAGGCCGCCGAGCAGGGCTCGGACATCGCCGACGAACTGTTGATCGAGGAGCGGCACCCGTCGGTCGGGATGGGTGAGCCGGGGCCGCCCATCCGCCGCGGCAACCCGTTCACGTTCGGGTTCTTCGCGGCGCTCGGCGTACTCGTCGCCTGGGGTCTGTGGAACGCGCTCGGCCAGGCCCGCTCGGTGCTGATCCTGCTGCTGGTGTCGATGTTCATCGCCGTCGGCCTGAACCCGCTGGTCGAGTGGTTCATGCGTCGCGGCCTGAAGCGCGGCCTGTCGGTCGGCGTGGTGTTCCTGCTGATGATCCTCGCGGTCGCCGGCGTCGGGTTCGCGATCGTGCCGGTCGTCAGCGACCAGATCAACAGCCTGATCAAGAACGCGCCCCAGTGGCTCGACCTGCTGACCAAGTCCCAGACGCTCAACGAACTGAACGACAGGTACCAGTTCATCCAGAAGGCCCAGGACTACGTCCAGGACCCGGCGCTGGCGCAACGCGCGTTCGGCGGCATCCTCGGCGTCGGCAAGGTGGTCGCGAACGCGCTGTTCAACACGTTCACGATCCTGATTCTGACGCTGTACTTCCTCGCCTCGCTGCCGTCGGTCAAGCGGGCGGCGTACAGCCTGGTCCCGCGCACCCGCCGTACCCGCGTCTCGATCCTCGGCGACGAGGTGCTGGGCCGGGTCGGCGGTTACGTCAGCGGCCAGTTCCTGGTGGCGCTGTGCGCGGGCGTCAGCATGTTCATCTTCCTGGAGATCATCGGCCTGCGTGACTACGCGGTGGCGCTGGCGATCGTGGTGATGTTCACCGCGTTCATCCCGATGGTCGGCGGCCTGATCGGCGTCGTCGTGGTCGCCCTGATCGGCTTCACCGACAGCCTCTGGGTCGGCATCGCGTGCCTGATCTACGGCATCATCTACCAGCAGGTCGAGAACTACGTCATCGCGCCCCGCATCATGCGCCGCGCCGTCGACATCCCCGGCGCCGTCACCGTCATCGCCGCCCTGCTCGGCGGCGCCCTGCTCGGCGTCGTCGGCGCCCTCCTCGCCATCCCGTCCGCCGCCGCCATCCTCCTCATCATCCGGGAAGTCTGGGTCCGCAAGGCCGACGACTCCTGA